The following are from one region of the Mus musculus strain NOD/ShiLtJ chromosome 17 genomic scaffold, GRCm38.p6 alternate locus group NOD/ShiLtJ MMCHR17_CHO_IDD1 genome:
- the Ubd gene encoding ubiquitin D yields MASVRTCVVRSDQWRLMTFETTENDKVKKINEHIRSQTKVSVQDQILLLDSKILKPHRKLSSYGIDKETTIHLTLKVVKPSDEELPLFLVESKNEGQRHLLRVRRSSSVAQVKEMIESVTSVIPKKQVVNCNGKKLEDGKIMADYNIKSGSLLFLTTHCTGG; encoded by the exons ATGGCTTCTGTCCGCACCTGT GTTGTCCGTTCAGACCAATGGCGGTTAATGACCTTTGAGACCACTGAGAATGACAAAGTGAAGAAGATAAATGAACATATTAGGTCCCAAACCAAGGTCTCTGTACAGGACCAGATCCTTCTGCTAGACTCCAAAATCCTCAAGCCCCATCGAAAATTGTCATCCTATGGGATTGACAAGGAAACCACTATCCACCTTACCCTGAAGGTGGTGAagcccagtgatgaagagctgCCCTTGTTTCTGGTGGAGTCCAAAAACGAGGGGCAAAGGCACCTCCTCCGAGTTCGAAGATCCAGCTCAGTGGCCCAGGTGAAAGAGATGATCGAGAGTGTGACCTCTGTGATCCCTAAGAAGCAGGTTGTGAATTGCAACGGAAAGAAgctggaagatggaaagatcatggcTGACTACAACATCAAGAGTGGCAGTTTGCTCTTTCTGACAACACACTGCACTGGGGGATGA
- the Olfr94 gene encoding olfactory receptor 94: MWLCNKTKTWACAEFIPYWRFLFVVVSGKTGFYYVALAGLELTEISGLCLPAQGPQHCLALNIFVSPSEPSWSFPPQANHSSAERFLLLGFSDWPSLQPVLFALVLLCYLLTLTGNAALVLLAIRDPRLHTPMYYFLCHLALVDVGFTTSVVPPLLASLRGSMLQLPRAGCMAQLCSSLALGSAECVLLAVMALDRAAAVCNPLRYTSLASPLLCRTLAGVSWLGGLANSAAQTALLAARPLCAPRCLDHFICELPALLQLACRGGRSATERQMFAARVVILLVPSAVILASYIAVGRAVWGMHSSSGWRKAASTCGSHLTAVCLFYGSATYTYLQPTHSYNQGRGKFVSLFYTVVTPALNPLIYTLRNKEVKGAALRLLRSLGRP; the protein is encoded by the coding sequence ATGTGGCTAtgtaacaaaaccaaaacttGGGCATGTGCCGAGTTTATCCCATATTGGAGGTTCTTGTTTGTTGTGGTTAGCGgtaagacagggttttactatgtagctctggctggcctcgaactcacagaaatttctGGCCTTTGCCTCCCAGCGCAAGGCCCGCAACACTGTCTAGCATTAAATATTTTTGTCTCGCCTTCCGAACCTTCTTGGAGTTTTCCCCCTCAGGCTAACCACAGCTCAGCGGAGCGCTTCCTACTGCTGGGTTTCAGCGACTGGCCCTCTCTGCAGCCTGTCCTCTTCGCACTGGTCCTTCTCTGCTACCTACTAACGCTCACCGGCAACGCGGCGTTGGTGCTGCTGGCCATTCGCGACCCTCGcctgcacacacccatgtactaCTTCCTTTGCCACTTGGCTCTGGTGGATGTGGGTTTCACCACTAGTGTGGTGCCACCGCTGCTGGCCAGCCTGCGCGGCTCAATGCTGCAGCTACCGCGCGCTGGGTGCATGGCTCAGCTGTGCTCATCGCTGGCGCTGGGCTCCGCCGAGTGCGTGCTGCTGGCCGTCATGGCGCTGGACCGCGCGGCTGCGGTATGCAACCCTCTGCGCTACACCTCACTGGCCTCGCCGCTACTGTGCCGCACGCTGGCCGGAGTCTCCTGGCTCGGTGGCCTGGCCAACTCCGCGGCGCAGACCGCCCTGCTGGCCGCGCGTCCCCTGTGCGCACCCCGCTGTCTGGACCATTTCATCTGCGAGTTGCCGGCGCTGCTGCAGCTGGCCTGCCGCGGCGGCCGCAGCGCCACCGAGCGCCAGATGTTCGCCGCGCGTGTGGTCATCCTGTTGGTGCCTTCGGCGGTCATCCTGGCCTCCTACATCGCCGTGGGCCGCGCGGTCTGGGGCATGCACTCCAGCTCTGGCTGGCGGAAAGCGGCGAGCACATGTGGCTCTCACTTGACCGCGGTCTGCCTATTTTATGGCTCTGCCACCTACACCTACCTGCAACCCACGCATAGTTACAACCAGGGCCGTGGCAAATTCGTCTCGCTCTTCTACACGGTGGTCACTCCCGCTCTCAATCCTCTCATCTACACACTGAGGAACAAGGAAGTGAAGGGGGCGGCACTGAGGCTCTTGCGGAGTCTGGGGAGGCCATAG